The DNA segment AAGAGTTAAACAAGGTAAAAAACGAACTCATTCAGGCCAGACTACATGTTACAGCAGTAGATACCGAGAACACACATCTCATTAAAAGTAACCGGGAAAAAATCCATGAGGTAAAAGAACTCCAGGATAAACTAACCCTGGAATTCGAGAATATCGCCAACCGAGTACTACGCCACCGCAGCCAGGAGATCAGTGAGCAAAACCAACAAAAATTATCAGATATATTAACGCCTCTAAAAGAGAAAATTCAGCAGTTTGAAAAGAAAGTTGAAGATACTTACGACAAGGAAGTAAGAGATAAATTAAGCCTTCAGGCAGAGGTAAAAAGGCTGTTTGAACTAAATCACAAGATAAGCCAGGAAGCAGGTAACTTAACCCGAGCACTCAAAGGAGATGTAAAACAAATGGGTAATTGGGGCGAGATGATACTCGAACGTGTTCTGGAGCAGTCAGGACTCAGCAGAGGCCGTGAATACAGAAGAGAAGTGGACGACAAAAACGCAGAAGGCCGCTCCATCCGCCCCGATGTCATCATCGACTTACCCGAAAACAAACACCTCATTATTGATTCCAAGCTATCGCTTATTGCCTACGATCAATACGTCAATGCGGAATCCAAAGAGCAACAAATACTGGCCATAAAGAAACACAAAGCCAGTCTCCGAGAGCACATCAAAGGCCTACACGAAAAAAATTATGCCTCAGCAGCCAATATCAACTCACCAGATTTTGTTTTGATGTTCATTCCCGTAGAAGCATCTTTTGCTGTTGCCATAGAAGCCGACAACGACTTATTTACATATGCCTGGGACCGTAAGATAGTACCTGTCACTCCCTCTACCCTATTAGCCACCCTAAAGACAATATCGTCTATTTGGAAGCAAGAAAACCAAACCAAGAATGCGCACGAAATTGCCAAACAAAGTGGAGCTTTATATGATAAGCTGGTTAATTTCCTGGTCGATCTGGATAAAATAGGACAAAACATCAACCAATTACAAAGCAATTACGCTGCATCAATGCAAAAGCTACAGAATGGACGTGGAAATCTTATATCAAAGGCACAAAAGATAAAAGAACTAGGAGCCAAGACCAACAAAATAATACCCGATAAATTTATACCCGAATAAATATCAACTTCGTTTATGATAGATACCTCTTCCTTTCCAATCCGCTGGCTGCCCCTGCAAAGCTCTACACACCAACAATACCGTATAATAAGGATAAACACAGGCTATCCATAAATAATCACGCAGCCTTACAGCCACATTAAAAAAAACGGCACCTTTGCGTATGAGCCAATAATCCACTATCATTTTCATGCCCCCCATACCAACAGCCCACAATCCCACACGCAGGTCCAGCACCAGCATCACCGGAATCATCGCCACCAATAGATTGGACAAAAACACGAGCCAGGCCACATATAAGGTAAATAAATCAGTATAGCCTTTACTTTTAGAAGCCCACCGCACACGCTGTTTCAACAAGTCTCCCATCGTCTTTTGCGGATAAGTCTCCACCACAGACTGACGGTTTTTAAGAAAGCGGATTGTTTTATTATGGGCAACACAAAACTGCATCAAAAAAATATCGTCACCCGAGGCATATTCATTTTTAAGTTGCGGTTGCGCACTTAACCATACTTCCTTTTTAACGACCAGGTTTGCACCATTGCACATAATCGCTTTCCCCTGCCCTATTGAACCAAGCGCCGAACTTACCAAGCTCAAAAAATCAACACACTGAAACAAGTGGAAACGATTATTCACAGGAGAAATCTTTACCGGCCCCACCAATAAATCCGTATTATATTCACCTAAAAAATAAGCTATATTACGTAACCAGTTGGGCGGATGAACACAGTCAGCATCCGTAAAAACAACATAAGCAAATTGAGCCGCCCGAACGCCTGTTGTCAGAGCTGCTTTTTTACCACTTCCTTCATTTTTCAGTAATCTAATATGACTTAATTCCGCCGTTAAAAGACTGGCCAATTCAAAGGAACCGTCGGTACTACCATCATCCACCAACAAAATCTCACACTGAGTCACAGTCTGCCTCTTTAATCCCTCTATTAAGCGCGGGATACACTCATACTCATCACGAAATGCAATGACACAGGACAAATCTACGGCCTTGCCTCCCAATGGGCGATCATACTCTTTTATCATATCCCAACCGCTCGCAAAGCGTACAATTGTAAAAATATAAGCTCCCAAGATCACCGATAACAAAATGATAAACACTAAAAAAAACATGATAATAGATCAGAACTATAAAATACGGATAAAAAAAATCCCGGACCACACAACGGATCCGGGAATATATATAGTCTTTACAAGACAGACAATACAGTTGTTTTCTTACAGTCACTATATAACATATGTAAACTACTTGATAGTATACAACCAGCTCTCAATCCTTTGGTCAAGGATCTCCTGTTGACGAGCTTCAACCTTAGTATACGAAGTACCAGAATCAATACTCACCAAATGCATAGACCCTTTGGTGATGAGCTGAGCATTTGAGAACCCTTGTTTCTTAAGCTTATCTACCATTTTATGAGCATTAGCAGCTTCAGCAAAGCCACCTACAATAATATGTATTTGTCCTTTCATGGGTCGCACCACCGAAGGCTTTGCTTTTACAGGCTTCTGATTTTGCTGAACCGTATGCTTCACCGCAACAGTATCCTTTACTACAGCAGGCTTACTTACAGGCTTTACAACTTCTTTCTCTACGATCTTCGGCTGCTTCTCTGATGGTTTCTTTAACCACAAGAAATAGACACCCAAAATAATGATGATAATGGCCGTAATAATCAGAAAAATGACCAAGCCACTATTGTTTTTTTTCTTATGACGATCCTCAACCGGAGTGTTCTTCTTCAACTGTACTTTCTTCTCCTCCACCTTCTCTTTTTCCGGTGCAGATGCTACGGGAGGCACAACTACCTTTTTTGCCTCACTCGTTTCAACAGCCCCCACATCCGTTTTAGCCTCTACCTTCTTCCTGGTTGGTATAGCTTCGCTTTTATCATCTGGCTCATCCACATCCAACACAAAAACCTTTTTCTTAGGTTCATCCACTACATCACTTTTATCATCCGTATTCCTGTCCGGCGGATTGATCGAATCTTCATTTAATAAATCAGCAAAGTCCTCTGACTGCTGAAACCGCAAGATACCATTGGAATCCTTTTTAAAAGATCCTAACCTATCGATGACATATGTGCCAGACTCATCCAGTTCTTTCTTAAGTTTATCAACGTATTCAAAAACCTGATCGGTTGCAACAATCGTATCAATATCTTTTTGCTTGGCCACATAATTAACCAGCAGCCCGTCATTAAAACTTAAAAAATTATTAAACAAGATACTTGCTCCCTGTTCCTTTGAGATAATGAATGCTCCAAAGTTAGGGATAATAACTCTATTGTTATGTGAAATTAATTCTAGAATATATTTTTCCATTATAGCGTATTATCGGTTTTCAAGATTATTATCAGGAAAAATCGAACTAAAGATAATGAGTTTTTGAGAATTAAAGATATTTTATGGCAAAACTTTAGTTTTTAACATACTAAAACTTTCTTATCGCTTCTTTTTCAAAAGCACCATAACACTTCCCAACAAGGCCGGCACTACTTGATTAAGCAACCACAACACCGTCACTATCAATACAATATTTACATCTGACAAGCCTAACTCTGCGAACACAAACAAAGCCACAGAACCTCTGACACCTATATCCGCCAAAAAAAACGAAGGCGCCACAGTTATTAACATAAAATAAACCGGTATGATTACGATTCCCATCCACAAAGAGTCATATCCCAAGAACCACAACAACATAAACAATTGCGAATTATAAACCACAAAACGTAAAAAGCTATATAAAAATACGGGAGCAACAGACCATAAAGGAATGGATCCTAATTCCTCCACCAAGTCCTTTATTTTATGGATATAGCCCCATCTCAGCAAGGCTTTTTTAACCCATGCCTTATGAAAAAGCAAAACAAGAGTCACAATTACCAGCGCGCATAAGGCCAGAATATAAATCCAGGTAGCAGGCGATAGATGTATAGAAAAATAGTTCCAGCTAAGAACAAGACCTGCCATACCCACAACAAAAATAATTACATTTTGGATGACAGCGCCCAGATAATGTAATATCGTGGCTTTAGCCCACTCTTTTTTTGGCAAGAACATCAGACGTCCAATAGGCTCCCCTATCTTTGCAGGCGTAAATATCCCCGAAGCAAAACCAGCTAAAACCATCTTAATGGACAATGCCGATTGAATTCGGATTACAGGCCGCAGTAGCACCTGCCATTTTTTAGATTCAAACCATATATTAAGACTGAGAAGAAACAATTGAACCAGGCACAGCCAGGGCAGCCATTTTAATTTCTCATTCTGTATCGAGATAGCATCCCAATGATCCCCATAGGAATGTAACCGAAAGGCAATATAAACAAAACTGGCTATTGCAATAACAGCCCCTCCCCATCGTCCTTTAGTGAGCTTACTGCCCATCTGCTTGATGACGATTAATCAAAGGAAGAATAATCATAGAAACAATACCAAGCACAACAATCATTGCATTAATAGAGCTCCATACAATCAGGGCAAAAGCAGCCCCTTCATTTTCAGACACTCCATACATTTGCAAGGTAGCAATAACCATAAAGTGCCATGGCCCCATACCTCCCTGCACCGGAGCTACCATACCAAGACTACCCAGAACAAAGGCCGACAATCCGGCCAAAGGTGTTAGATGTGAAGTAAACTCGAAGGCAAAAAAACAAACATAGATCATTAAAAAATACATGATCCATATAAAGATGGTATGCATTACAAACAACCACTTGTTTTTGATATTCTTCACCGCCAAAAAACCTTCCGAGAACTTTGCCCACAAGCCTTTTAATTTAATATATGGCGATGTTTGCGAGAACCATTTTTTAAAGAAACGCACTCCCAAAATAAGAACCAAAATAACCACATAGGTCCACACAGAAGTAAAAACATTGGAGAACTTACTAAAATCGGTATTTTTAAAAAGGAATTCAGTAACCACACTAAACTGCAAGGCCAATACCAGCAATAGACAAATAATAAGCATAATAACATCCATCAGCCGCTCCACCACAACCGTACCAATCAATCTTGATACCGACACCTTTTCATAACGGCTTAGAACTCCACATCTGGAAATCTCCCCCATACGAGGAATCAGCAGATTAGCAAAATACCCTATCATCACCGCAAAAAAAGTATTGGTGATATGTGTCTTCTTTTCAATGGGTTCAATTAACATCTGCCACCTGATGGTCCGGCTAAAATGGCTGGCCAATCCAACCAACATTGACAATAACAACCACCAATAATTGATTCCTTTATTTAGCGTTGCCCGAATTTCCTGCATATCGTAATTACGATAAACAAACCACATCAAAAATCCCCCAATAGATAAATAAATCAGGAATTTAAGTGTATTAAGTAATGATTTCTTCAATGCGTTGTAATTATAACCGACCCTTTCAGTAATATTAAAGGATAAATAGATTTAAAATTTTACCTTTGCCGCAGATTTTGCGACTGCAATTTTATAAAAGATTATTTGTTTGACCAAAACGTTTTAACATTAGTTTATAATTAGCGCAAACAAATTAAATAAAAGGCACATAGCTACTAACAAATACTAACTGGTAAGCAACGATATAACAAACCATAAAAACAACGTTCTCACAAGGCAGATGATTAAGCCCCGCGAGTTCCATATGACCATTGAAAGAAAATTATAAGCATATGAAACGAGCCATGGGAATAAATTCACACACAGGAGGATGATTAATTCTGGCGAGTTCCATATGGCCATTGAAAATAAATAGAATCATATGAAAAAGGTTAAAGCAAAAAAACACCTGGGTCAGCACTTCTTAACGGACGAGCATATCGCCAAAAGAATAGCCGACAGTCTTACAAATCACCAAACCAATGTATTGGAGATTGGACCTGGAATGGGTGTACTTACAAAATACCTTATAACCCAGCAAGACATCAACCTAAAAGTAATAGAGATAGATTCAGAATCAGTAACTTACCTTGAAGAAAATTACGAACAATTAAAGGGCCGTATTATTTTGGGTGATTTTTTAAAAATGGATCTACACGATATTAGCACCGAAACACTTAGCATCATAGGTAATTTTCCGTACAATATCTCGAGCCAGATTTTTTTTAAGGTACTGGATTACAAAGAGCAAATATCAGAAGTAGTAGGTATGCTACAAAAAGAGGTAGCTGAAAGATTAGCTGCCCCTCCCGGAAGTAAGAAATACGGCATTTTAAGTGTCTTTTTGCAAGCCTATTACAATGTTGAATATCTATTTACTGTCCCTGAGCATGTCTTTAGCCCTCCTCCCAAAGTCAAGTCAGGTGTAATACGTATTATTCGTAATCAAACCCAAAAGCTGGATTGTGATGAAAAATTATTTTTCAGAGTTGTAAAAACAGGCTTCAACCAAAGGCGAAAAACACTGAGCAATTCATTAAAATCCATTCAGTTCAACCGGGAAAAGATACCTGACATGGACATCTTTAGCAAACGTCCCGAACAACTAGGCGTGCAGGAATTTGTTGAACTCACACAGTTTATTGAAGCCAACCTACAACAAAATTAGAATACCCATTAATACCATATAGCTTATGGCTAAGTTTAAGTTAACCCGAGAATACGTAGATGGAATAAGAGATAAAATAGAGCTCAAGGAAGAAAATAGCATCCTTGACAATCTAAGTGAGCTACACCCAGCCGACATTGCTGAGTTATTCAGAGAGCTGGACCTTGAGGAGGCCAAATATTTATACTTACTTGCGGATGACGAAACCGCAGCCGATGTCATCACTGAATTAGAGGAAGATGAACGGAAAAGATTTCTGGATTCCTTGCCCAGTGAAGTCATTGCCAAGCGCTTTATCGACAAGATGGAGTCGGATGATGCCGCCGATGTGCTTGGAGAAATGGATGATGATCGCCAACAGGAGGTATTGTCACATATGGACGATATTAAATCGGCTGGCGACATTGCTGATCTATTGTCATACGATGAAGATACAGCCGGTGGTTTAATGGCCAAGGAATTTATCAAAGTAAAAGAATCGTGGAATCTGACAACCTGTCTGAGAAGTATGCGACGACAGGGCGAAGAAATGGACGAGGTATATTATGTATACGTGGTAGACAACGAT comes from the Saccharicrinis fermentans DSM 9555 = JCM 21142 genome and includes:
- a CDS encoding SPOR domain-containing protein, which gives rise to MEKYILELISHNNRVIIPNFGAFIISKEQGASILFNNFLSFNDGLLVNYVAKQKDIDTIVATDQVFEYVDKLKKELDESGTYVIDRLGSFKKDSNGILRFQQSEDFADLLNEDSINPPDRNTDDKSDVVDEPKKKVFVLDVDEPDDKSEAIPTRKKVEAKTDVGAVETSEAKKVVVPPVASAPEKEKVEEKKVQLKKNTPVEDRHKKKNNSGLVIFLIITAIIIIILGVYFLWLKKPSEKQPKIVEKEVVKPVSKPAVVKDTVAVKHTVQQNQKPVKAKPSVVRPMKGQIHIIVGGFAEAANAHKMVDKLKKQGFSNAQLITKGSMHLVSIDSGTSYTKVEARQQEILDQRIESWLYTIK
- a CDS encoding lysylphosphatidylglycerol synthase transmembrane domain-containing protein yields the protein MKKSLLNTLKFLIYLSIGGFLMWFVYRNYDMQEIRATLNKGINYWWLLLSMLVGLASHFSRTIRWQMLIEPIEKKTHITNTFFAVMIGYFANLLIPRMGEISRCGVLSRYEKVSVSRLIGTVVVERLMDVIMLIICLLLVLALQFSVVTEFLFKNTDFSKFSNVFTSVWTYVVILVLILGVRFFKKWFSQTSPYIKLKGLWAKFSEGFLAVKNIKNKWLFVMHTIFIWIMYFLMIYVCFFAFEFTSHLTPLAGLSAFVLGSLGMVAPVQGGMGPWHFMVIATLQMYGVSENEGAAFALIVWSSINAMIVVLGIVSMIILPLINRHQADGQ
- a CDS encoding DNA recombination protein RmuC; this encodes MDITQITIGFIAGATLASIIVILFFNAKKNQLSSQHIRLELEGEQLRQNNTQLSQELNKVKNELIQARLHVTAVDTENTHLIKSNREKIHEVKELQDKLTLEFENIANRVLRHRSQEISEQNQQKLSDILTPLKEKIQQFEKKVEDTYDKEVRDKLSLQAEVKRLFELNHKISQEAGNLTRALKGDVKQMGNWGEMILERVLEQSGLSRGREYRREVDDKNAEGRSIRPDVIIDLPENKHLIIDSKLSLIAYDQYVNAESKEQQILAIKKHKASLREHIKGLHEKNYASAANINSPDFVLMFIPVEASFAVAIEADNDLFTYAWDRKIVPVTPSTLLATLKTISSIWKQENQTKNAHEIAKQSGALYDKLVNFLVDLDKIGQNINQLQSNYAASMQKLQNGRGNLISKAQKIKELGAKTNKIIPDKFIPE
- the rsmA gene encoding 16S rRNA (adenine(1518)-N(6)/adenine(1519)-N(6))-dimethyltransferase RsmA yields the protein MKKVKAKKHLGQHFLTDEHIAKRIADSLTNHQTNVLEIGPGMGVLTKYLITQQDINLKVIEIDSESVTYLEENYEQLKGRIILGDFLKMDLHDISTETLSIIGNFPYNISSQIFFKVLDYKEQISEVVGMLQKEVAERLAAPPGSKKYGILSVFLQAYYNVEYLFTVPEHVFSPPPKVKSGVIRIIRNQTQKLDCDEKLFFRVVKTGFNQRRKTLSNSLKSIQFNREKIPDMDIFSKRPEQLGVQEFVELTQFIEANLQQN
- a CDS encoding lysylphosphatidylglycerol synthase domain-containing protein — translated: MGSKLTKGRWGGAVIAIASFVYIAFRLHSYGDHWDAISIQNEKLKWLPWLCLVQLFLLSLNIWFESKKWQVLLRPVIRIQSALSIKMVLAGFASGIFTPAKIGEPIGRLMFLPKKEWAKATILHYLGAVIQNVIIFVVGMAGLVLSWNYFSIHLSPATWIYILALCALVIVTLVLLFHKAWVKKALLRWGYIHKIKDLVEELGSIPLWSVAPVFLYSFLRFVVYNSQLFMLLWFLGYDSLWMGIVIIPVYFMLITVAPSFFLADIGVRGSVALFVFAELGLSDVNIVLIVTVLWLLNQVVPALLGSVMVLLKKKR
- a CDS encoding glycosyltransferase yields the protein MFFLVFIILLSVILGAYIFTIVRFASGWDMIKEYDRPLGGKAVDLSCVIAFRDEYECIPRLIEGLKRQTVTQCEILLVDDGSTDGSFELASLLTAELSHIRLLKNEGSGKKAALTTGVRAAQFAYVVFTDADCVHPPNWLRNIAYFLGEYNTDLLVGPVKISPVNNRFHLFQCVDFLSLVSSALGSIGQGKAIMCNGANLVVKKEVWLSAQPQLKNEYASGDDIFLMQFCVAHNKTIRFLKNRQSVVETYPQKTMGDLLKQRVRWASKSKGYTDLFTLYVAWLVFLSNLLVAMIPVMLVLDLRVGLWAVGMGGMKMIVDYWLIRKGAVFFNVAVRLRDYLWIACVYPYYTVLLVCRALQGQPADWKGRGIYHKRS